The following are encoded together in the Adhaeribacter arboris genome:
- a CDS encoding NUDIX hydrolase produces the protein MIKYIGQTRILVAVDCIIFGFDGSDFKLLLIQRGFAPEKKRWSLMGGFIQPEETLEVAANRVLKQLTGLEDVYLEQLQAFSGPDRDPVERTIAVAYFALIDIHKYEKQISHEYHAEWFLLKDMPQLIFDHGQMVELAKKRLRYKAALHPVLFELLPERFTIPQLQALYEGLYETEFDKRNFSRKILSTGLLVKQNEKDKENSRKGAFYYKLDKRKYSENFQAFLKFIPNPDKFLV, from the coding sequence ATGATTAAGTACATAGGTCAGACCCGGATATTAGTCGCGGTAGATTGTATAATATTCGGTTTTGATGGTTCAGATTTTAAATTATTACTGATTCAGCGGGGCTTTGCGCCGGAGAAAAAAAGATGGAGCTTAATGGGCGGATTTATTCAGCCGGAAGAAACCTTAGAAGTAGCCGCAAATCGCGTACTGAAGCAATTAACCGGCTTAGAAGATGTTTACCTGGAACAATTACAAGCTTTCAGCGGACCGGACCGCGACCCCGTAGAAAGAACAATTGCTGTCGCTTACTTTGCTTTAATTGATATTCACAAATACGAAAAGCAAATCAGCCACGAGTACCACGCCGAATGGTTTTTATTAAAAGATATGCCGCAATTAATTTTCGACCATGGACAAATGGTGGAGTTGGCTAAAAAAAGACTACGGTACAAAGCCGCATTACACCCTGTTTTATTTGAGTTATTACCCGAAAGATTTACCATTCCACAGTTACAGGCTCTGTACGAAGGTCTATACGAAACCGAATTTGATAAACGAAATTTTAGCCGGAAAATTCTTTCTACCGGTTTGCTGGTAAAGCAAAACGAAAAAGACAAAGAAAACTCCCGCAAAGGTGCTTTTTATTATAAACTGGATAAAAGAAAGTACTCGGAGAACTTTCAAGCCTTCCTGAAGTTTATTCCCAATCCGGATAAATTTCTGGTATAA